One window of the Salvelinus sp. IW2-2015 unplaced genomic scaffold, ASM291031v2 Un_scaffold8106, whole genome shotgun sequence genome contains the following:
- the LOC112079470 gene encoding leucine-rich repeat-containing protein 4B-like → MRGGGREEAARASRRGGCDTDEDSIERMNIKSAERKNMDGCTIESIAVGLLLSGPEFVGAASPCPTHCSCSNQASRVICTRQSLDGVPESISVNTRYLNLQENSIEVIKSDTFKHLRHLDILQLSKNKISQIEVGAFNGLPNLNTLELFDNRLTLVPSQALEYLSKLRELWLRNNPIETLPGYAFHRVPSLRRLDLGELKKLDYISDAAFVGLVNLRYLNLGMCGLKDIPNLTALVRLEELELSGNRLEIIRDHITTGLALSRAWWSLPVAEGRAGSKLSLLRRCTSPARGRYIGSGPEPIHLLRSRSSWSDTRTFKLPRAHGCRAKCRTGTMTSGPTAITPPTGTLMTSRLLTVDLRAARRDGGSTHRSPSSTGLVSLLGHPPPFVPSLPETGYFGLDDG, encoded by the exons ATGcggggcggagggagggaggaggcggcGAGGGCCTCGAGGCGAGGAGGCTGTGATACAGACGAAGACTCAATAGAGAGGATGAATATAAAGTCAGCCGAAAGGAAAAATATGGATGG atgcacaatcgagagcatcgcTGTCGGGCTGCTCCTCTCTGGGCCAGAATTTGTAGGGGCCGCCTCCCCCTGCCCCACCCATTGCAGCTGCTCCAATCAGGCCAGTCGAGTCATCTGTACGAGACAGAGTCTGGATGGGGTGCCTGAGAGCATATCAGTCAACACACGATACCTCAACCTGCAAGAGAATTCAATAGAG gTTATCAAGTCAGACACCTTCAAGCACTTGAGGCACCTTGAYATCCTGCAGCTGTCTAAGAACAAAATCAGTCAGATTGAGGTGGGAGCATTCAATGGCCTGCCCAACCTCAATACGCTGGAGCTGTTCGACAACCGCCTCACCCTGGTCCCCTCACAGGCKTTRGAGTACCTCAGCAAGCTGCGGGAGCTGTGGTTACGGAACAACCCCATCGAGACGCTGCCGGGCTACGCCTTCCACCGCGTGCCCTCGCTGCGCCGGCTGGACCTGGGAGAGCTCAAGAAGCTGGACTACATCTCAGACGCCGCCTTCGTGGGCCTGGTCAACCTGCGCTACCTGAACCTGGGCATGTGTGGTCTGAAGGACATCCCCAACCTGACGGCCCTGGTGCGTCTGGAGGAGCTGGAGCTGTCTGGGAACCGTCTGGAGATCATCCGAGATCATATCACTACCGGCCTGGCCCTTTCCAGGGCCTGGTGGTCGCTCC CTGTGGCTGAAGGAAGGGCTGGCAGTAAACTATCGCTGCTGCGCCGCTGCACGTCCCCAGCGCGAGGGAGGTACATCGGGAGCGGACCAGAGCCCATTCACCTGCTACGCTCCCGGTCATCGTGGAGCGACACCCGCACCTTCAAGTTACCGAGGGCGCATGGGTGCAGAGCGAAGTGTCGCACGGGCACAATGACCTCAGGTCCAACTGCGATCACGCCCCCAACGGGCACCCTGATGACCTCACGGCTCCTAACGGTCGATCTCCGTGCTGCACGACG GGATGGGGGCTCTACCCACCGCTCTCCGTCAAGCACTGGTCTTGTCTCGCTCCTGGGCCACCCGCCACCTTTTGTGCCATCACTGCCCGAGACGGGCTACTTTGGCCTTGATGACGGATGA